In one window of Streptomyces sp. FXJ1.172 DNA:
- the katG gene encoding catalase/peroxidase HPI, with amino-acid sequence MSGSESENPVIPSPTPTPTRRPRTNRDWWPNQLDLQVLQQHSPRSHPMDEDFDYAKEFATLDVDALKRDVFEVMTASQDWWPADYGHYGPLFIRMSWHAAGTYRIADGRGGAGRGAQRFAPLNSWPDNASLDKARRLLWPVKQKYGQKISWADLLVFAGNCAMESMGFKTFGFGFGREDIWEPEEIFWGPEDTWLGDERYSGDRELTGPFAAVQMGLIYVNPEGPNGNPDPLAAAGDIRETFGRMAMNDEETVALIVGGHTFGKCHGAVDASYIGPEPEAAAIEQQGLGWRNTYGSGTGPHALTSGLEGAWTTEPTKWDNGYLDNLYGYEWELTSSPAGAHQWTPSDPAARNTVRDAHDPSKRHAPMMLTTDLALKVDPVYGPITKRFHENPDELAVAFAKAWYKLLHRDMGPLSRYLGPWIPEPQLWQDPVPDVDHELVGDEDVAALKGRILASGLSVPQLVTTAWASAASFRGTDKRGGANGARIRLAPQKDWELNDLPEVTEVLRTLEGIQEDFNRSQAGGTRVSLADLIVLGGCAAVEQAARDAGYDVTVPFAPGRTDASQEQTDAASFAVLEPKADAFRNYLPAGEKLSPETLMLDRANLLTLTVPEMTVLIGGMRALNTGFKGSGHGVFTHRPGILTNDFFVNLLDMGTEWKVSATDENVFEGRDRATGEVKWTATAVDLIFGAHSQLRAVSEVYASQDAGEKFVRDFVAAWNKVMNLDRFDLA; translated from the coding sequence ATGTCCGGCAGTGAAAGCGAGAATCCAGTAATCCCGTCACCGACGCCCACGCCAACTCGGCGGCCCAGGACGAACCGGGACTGGTGGCCGAATCAACTGGACCTTCAGGTTCTCCAGCAGCACTCGCCCCGGTCCCACCCGATGGACGAGGACTTCGACTACGCGAAGGAGTTCGCGACCCTCGACGTCGACGCGCTGAAGCGTGACGTCTTCGAGGTGATGACGGCATCCCAGGACTGGTGGCCTGCCGACTACGGTCACTACGGGCCGCTCTTCATCCGGATGAGCTGGCATGCCGCGGGAACGTACCGCATCGCGGACGGCCGCGGCGGTGCCGGCAGGGGCGCACAGCGCTTCGCCCCCCTCAACAGCTGGCCGGACAACGCGAGCCTGGACAAGGCGCGCCGTCTGCTGTGGCCGGTCAAACAGAAGTACGGCCAAAAAATCTCCTGGGCCGATCTTCTGGTATTCGCCGGAAACTGCGCCATGGAATCCATGGGGTTCAAGACGTTCGGGTTCGGTTTCGGACGAGAGGACATCTGGGAACCCGAGGAGATCTTCTGGGGTCCCGAGGACACATGGCTCGGAGATGAGCGCTACAGCGGCGACAGGGAACTCACCGGTCCTTTCGCCGCCGTGCAGATGGGACTGATCTACGTCAATCCCGAGGGGCCCAACGGAAACCCGGACCCGCTGGCGGCCGCCGGGGACATCCGGGAGACGTTCGGGCGCATGGCGATGAATGACGAGGAGACGGTCGCGCTCATCGTCGGCGGCCACACCTTCGGCAAGTGTCATGGCGCGGTCGACGCCAGTTATATCGGCCCGGAACCGGAGGCCGCCGCCATCGAGCAGCAGGGCCTCGGCTGGCGGAACACCTACGGCAGCGGCACGGGCCCCCACGCGCTCACCAGTGGCCTGGAGGGCGCATGGACCACCGAGCCGACCAAGTGGGACAACGGGTACCTGGACAATCTTTACGGGTACGAGTGGGAGCTGACTAGCAGCCCCGCCGGTGCCCACCAGTGGACTCCCTCGGATCCCGCGGCCAGGAACACCGTACGCGACGCCCATGATCCGTCGAAGCGGCACGCTCCCATGATGCTGACGACGGATCTCGCGCTGAAGGTGGACCCGGTCTACGGCCCGATCACGAAGAGGTTCCACGAGAACCCGGACGAACTCGCGGTGGCGTTCGCCAAGGCGTGGTACAAACTGCTGCACCGCGACATGGGACCCCTCTCGCGCTACCTCGGCCCGTGGATTCCCGAGCCGCAGCTGTGGCAGGACCCCGTTCCCGACGTCGATCACGAACTGGTCGGGGACGAGGACGTCGCTGCCCTCAAGGGCAGGATCCTCGCCTCGGGCCTTTCCGTCCCCCAACTGGTCACCACCGCCTGGGCGTCGGCGGCGAGCTTCCGCGGCACCGACAAGCGCGGCGGGGCGAACGGGGCACGGATCCGGCTCGCGCCGCAGAAGGACTGGGAACTCAACGACCTCCCCGAGGTGACCGAGGTACTGCGCACGCTCGAGGGGATCCAGGAGGACTTCAACCGCTCCCAGGCCGGCGGAACGCGGGTCTCCCTCGCCGACCTCATCGTCCTCGGCGGGTGCGCGGCCGTCGAGCAGGCCGCGAGGGACGCCGGGTACGACGTCACGGTTCCGTTCGCACCGGGGCGAACGGACGCCTCGCAGGAGCAGACCGACGCGGCGTCGTTCGCCGTGCTGGAGCCCAAGGCGGATGCCTTCCGCAACTACCTTCCGGCGGGCGAGAAGCTGTCGCCGGAGACCCTCATGCTGGACCGCGCCAACCTGCTGACGCTGACCGTCCCCGAGATGACGGTGCTGATCGGCGGCATGCGGGCCCTGAACACCGGCTTCAAGGGATCCGGCCACGGTGTCTTCACCCACCGGCCGGGAATCCTGACCAACGACTTCTTCGTCAACCTGCTCGACATGGGCACGGAGTGGAAGGTGTCGGCCACGGACGAGAACGTGTTCGAAGGCCGGGATCGCGCCACCGGCGAGGTCAAGTGGACCGCCACCGCCGTCGACCTGATCTTCGGTGCGCACTCCCAGCTCCGGGCCGTCTCGGAGGTCTACGCGTCCCAGGACGCGGGAGAGAAGTTCGTACGTGACTTCGTGGCGGCGTGGAACAAGGTGATGAATCTCGACCGGTTCGACCTCGCCTGA
- a CDS encoding Dyp-type peroxidase — MNEPLEAELELEDIQRGLLSPRPTPYAAAYLAFRIDDREQGRELMRRVSAAVTSAADPAGALGDTWVSAALTCHGLKALGVPAASLDTFAWEFRQGMAARARALGDVGDSAPEHWETPLGTPGVHVVLTAVAPDSPRLQAAIDRARPVYDRLPGVTAVWRQDCYALPTEREHFGYRDGVSHPAVEGSGIAGSNPLEVPLKAGEFVLGYPDELGGIQTPQPTELGRNGSYAVFRKLHQDVARFRRYLKDNSAGPEDQELVAAKIMGRWRSGAPLALAPHQDDPALGADPHRRNTFLYQRDDPIGFSTPGGCHIRRANPRDAAVAGEVRLHRMIRRGAVYGPPLPDGALEDDGVDRGLMFAFIGAHLGRQFEFVQSEWLNDSVFFGGGDGKDPVTGSQDGSTGFTVPRRPVRRRLAPLPRFVVTRGGEYCFLPSLSALRALGGLRD; from the coding sequence GTGAACGAGCCCCTGGAGGCCGAGCTGGAACTGGAAGACATCCAGCGCGGCCTCCTCAGCCCTCGGCCGACCCCGTACGCGGCCGCCTACCTGGCCTTCCGGATCGACGACCGGGAACAGGGGCGGGAGCTGATGCGGCGCGTCAGCGCGGCGGTGACCTCCGCCGCCGACCCTGCCGGTGCTCTCGGGGACACCTGGGTCAGCGCCGCCCTGACCTGTCACGGTCTCAAGGCCCTCGGCGTCCCGGCCGCATCGCTGGACACGTTCGCCTGGGAGTTCCGGCAGGGCATGGCCGCCCGTGCCCGAGCACTCGGCGATGTCGGTGACAGTGCCCCGGAGCACTGGGAAACACCGCTCGGCACCCCCGGCGTCCACGTGGTGCTCACCGCCGTAGCCCCCGACTCCCCGCGCCTGCAGGCGGCCATCGACCGTGCTCGCCCGGTGTACGACCGCCTCCCCGGCGTGACGGCGGTCTGGCGGCAGGACTGTTACGCGCTGCCCACCGAGAGGGAGCATTTCGGCTATCGCGACGGTGTCAGTCACCCCGCGGTCGAGGGAAGCGGAATCGCCGGGTCGAACCCGCTCGAAGTGCCTCTGAAAGCGGGGGAGTTCGTGCTCGGGTACCCCGACGAACTGGGAGGCATCCAGACCCCGCAGCCCACCGAGCTGGGGCGCAACGGCAGTTACGCCGTCTTCCGCAAACTCCACCAGGACGTCGCCCGGTTCCGCCGCTACCTGAAGGACAACTCCGCCGGGCCCGAAGACCAGGAACTCGTCGCGGCGAAGATCATGGGGCGCTGGCGCAGCGGGGCTCCCCTCGCACTCGCCCCCCACCAGGACGATCCGGCCCTCGGGGCCGACCCGCACCGGCGCAACACCTTCCTGTACCAGCGGGACGACCCGATCGGCTTCAGCACTCCCGGCGGCTGCCACATCCGCCGGGCCAACCCCCGCGACGCCGCCGTGGCGGGGGAGGTGCGCCTGCACCGCATGATCAGACGCGGCGCCGTCTACGGTCCGCCCCTGCCGGACGGGGCGCTGGAGGACGACGGCGTGGACCGCGGCCTGATGTTCGCGTTCATCGGCGCACACCTGGGGCGGCAGTTCGAGTTCGTCCAGTCCGAGTGGCTGAACGACAGCGTCTTCTTCGGCGGAGGTGACGGCAAGGACCCCGTCACCGGCTCCCAGGACGGCTCGACCGGTTTCACCGTTCCCCGGCGGCCGGTGCGACGACGCCTTGCCCCACTGCCCCGGTTCGTCGTCACCAGGGGCGGTGAGTACTGCTTCCTGCCCAGCCTGAGCGCCCTGCGCGCGCTCGGCGGTCTTCGGGACTGA
- a CDS encoding LysR substrate-binding domain-containing protein has translation MADSYAGAVTEPSVPDPRTVCLPSRTPDLESLRLLVLVADLGSLGRAAERLRISQPSASRRLSTLERGLGLVLVDRTRRGSRLTLAGQTVTAHARRVLDELDELLASADKLRDRREAELRVAASLTIAEYLLPAWISELRARRPELYIGLQVTNSEHVPELVESGEADIGFIEGPRLSRVMSTRQVAEDRLVVVADPAHPWARRREPLSAQELSRAPLVLRESGSGTRQTLDRALHLAGCERVRPLVELGSTAAVRGAVIAGTGPSVLSELAVRGDIAEGRLIGVPVTGVDLTRDLRAVWPTGRRLVGPAAELVTVARRAVAGARPARAQA, from the coding sequence ATGGCTGACTCATACGCTGGGGCTGTGACAGAGCCCTCCGTGCCCGATCCCCGTACCGTCTGCCTCCCCTCGCGCACGCCCGACCTGGAGTCGCTGCGGCTTCTCGTCCTCGTGGCCGACCTGGGGAGCCTGGGCCGGGCTGCCGAGCGGCTGCGGATCTCCCAGCCGTCCGCCAGCCGCCGGCTGTCCACGCTGGAGCGCGGGCTGGGACTGGTGCTGGTCGACCGGACCCGTCGCGGGTCCCGGCTGACGCTGGCCGGGCAGACCGTAACCGCACACGCCCGGCGGGTCCTGGACGAGCTGGACGAGCTGCTCGCCTCAGCGGACAAGCTGCGCGACCGGCGGGAGGCCGAACTGCGCGTCGCGGCGAGCCTGACCATCGCGGAGTACCTGCTGCCGGCCTGGATCAGCGAGCTGCGCGCTCGCCGACCGGAGCTGTACATCGGGCTGCAGGTGACCAACAGTGAGCATGTGCCCGAGCTGGTGGAGTCGGGCGAGGCCGACATCGGGTTCATCGAAGGGCCGCGCCTGTCCCGCGTGATGTCCACGCGGCAGGTGGCCGAGGACCGGCTCGTCGTCGTGGCCGACCCCGCTCACCCGTGGGCGCGGCGACGCGAGCCGCTGTCGGCGCAGGAGCTGTCGCGGGCGCCGCTGGTGCTGCGGGAGAGCGGTTCCGGAACGCGGCAGACCCTGGACCGGGCCCTGCACCTGGCCGGCTGTGAACGCGTCCGGCCCCTGGTGGAACTCGGCTCGACGGCCGCCGTGCGCGGCGCGGTGATCGCCGGCACCGGACCGTCCGTCCTGAGCGAGCTGGCGGTCCGCGGGGACATCGCGGAAGGCCGGCTGATCGGTGTCCCCGTCACGGGCGTCGACCTCACCCGCGACCTGCGCGCGGTCTGGCCGACCGGGCGGCGCCTCGTGGGCCCGGCGGCGGAACTGGTCACGGTGGCCCGCCGGGCGGTCGCCGGCGCACGGCCGGCCCGCGCGCAGGCCTGA
- a CDS encoding YeiH family protein — MKDASLSRSGTTRPPGPALARGTALAARLRGSAARLPGLSLAVGVALVATALGRLVPVVGGPVSAIVLGVLVAIVVRPGDRMRPGITFAGRAVLQAAVVVLGAQLSLGQVLRVGAGSLPVMTATLAVCLAAAYGIGRRLGVVRDLRTLIGVGTGICGASAIAAVTPVIGAAEAEVAYAVSTIFVFNVAAVLTFPALGHLLGMGQHAFGLFAGTAVNDMSSVVAAATTYGGPAADYAVVVKLARTLLIIPVCLGLAALARRRARTADVPDHTGAPGGRPGPVHVGRLVPWFLVGFLALAAVNTAGLVPSAAHGPLSTLAVFLITVALSAIGLSTEPARLRRTGPAPLLLGGCLWLVVSATSLALQFLTGHL, encoded by the coding sequence ATGAAGGACGCCAGCCTCTCCCGGTCAGGGACCACCCGCCCACCCGGCCCCGCCCTCGCCCGCGGCACCGCCCTCGCCGCCCGGCTCCGTGGCTCTGCCGCCCGGCTGCCCGGACTGTCCCTGGCCGTCGGTGTCGCCCTCGTCGCGACCGCACTGGGGCGGCTGGTCCCCGTCGTCGGCGGCCCGGTGAGCGCGATCGTGCTCGGGGTGCTGGTGGCGATCGTGGTACGGCCCGGGGACCGGATGCGGCCCGGCATCACCTTCGCCGGGCGCGCGGTGCTCCAGGCGGCGGTGGTCGTCCTCGGCGCGCAGTTGTCCCTGGGCCAGGTGCTGCGGGTCGGTGCCGGCTCGCTGCCGGTGATGACCGCGACCCTCGCGGTCTGCCTGGCGGCGGCGTACGGGATCGGACGCCGGCTGGGTGTCGTCCGCGACCTGCGCACCCTGATCGGTGTGGGCACCGGCATCTGCGGCGCCTCCGCGATCGCCGCGGTCACACCGGTCATCGGCGCGGCCGAGGCGGAGGTGGCCTACGCCGTCTCCACGATCTTCGTCTTCAATGTCGCCGCGGTGCTGACCTTCCCCGCACTCGGACATCTGCTGGGCATGGGCCAGCACGCCTTCGGCCTGTTCGCCGGCACCGCGGTCAACGACATGTCGTCGGTGGTCGCCGCCGCCACCACGTACGGCGGCCCGGCGGCCGACTACGCGGTGGTGGTCAAGCTGGCCCGCACGCTGCTGATCATCCCCGTCTGCCTGGGACTCGCCGCCCTCGCCCGCCGCCGCGCGCGGACCGCGGACGTGCCGGACCACACCGGTGCACCGGGCGGCCGGCCCGGCCCGGTGCACGTCGGCCGGCTGGTGCCGTGGTTCCTCGTCGGCTTCCTCGCGCTGGCGGCCGTGAACACGGCCGGCCTCGTCCCGTCCGCCGCCCACGGCCCGCTCAGCACACTCGCCGTCTTCCTGATCACCGTCGCCCTGTCCGCGATCGGCCTGTCCACCGAACCTGCCAGGCTGCGCCGGACCGGTCCCGCGCCCCTGCTGCTCGGTGGCTGCCTGTGGCTGGTGGTGTCCGCGACGAGCCTGGCCCTCCAGTTCCTGACCGGGCACCTGTGA
- a CDS encoding fucose isomerase translates to MTAYTLPEPHQRPAAEPNTVYTVASGDLRPAANVTCWPTQEKLENDLTAALTELGRQIRRGHAVDETKGHGFIDSQRAGIEVFKNLPSDAPLIVVEGVWQYSHHVLAGLRSHRGPILVVANWSGEFPGLVGLLNLAGSLTKAGRDYSVLWSPDFTDDWAREGLRTWLETGTLTHDTSHVRPLPPLPKDPETELGVALARQLREEKAVIGVFDEGCMGMYNAIIDDEFLNPLGIYKERLSQSALVAEMQKVSDEEARAVRAWLDHAGLTFHTGTDEATELTDAQLLSQFKMYIAALRIADDFGLDAVGIQYQQGLKDTVPASDLAEGLLNNVQRPPVRSRDGARELYPGAALPHFNEVDEGVAVDSLITNRIWTAMGLDPATTLHDIRWGEEYEGRFVWVFEISGSVPASHNGGYHKSYSMRQPPMYFPLGGGTLSGVSKPGEIVWSRVFLMDGRLHADLGRATSIELPEAETRRRLDATTPQWPIMHAVLHGVTRDQFMARHRANHLNVAYAPDAETADKALRAKAALFAELGVEVHLCGDVAWSA, encoded by the coding sequence ATGACCGCGTACACCCTGCCGGAGCCGCACCAGCGACCCGCCGCCGAACCGAACACCGTCTACACGGTGGCCAGCGGCGACCTGCGCCCCGCAGCCAATGTCACCTGCTGGCCCACTCAGGAGAAGCTGGAGAACGACCTCACCGCGGCCCTCACCGAACTCGGCCGGCAGATCCGCCGCGGCCACGCCGTCGACGAGACCAAGGGACACGGCTTCATCGACAGCCAGCGTGCCGGGATCGAGGTGTTCAAAAACCTGCCCAGCGACGCCCCGCTGATCGTCGTCGAGGGCGTCTGGCAGTACAGCCACCACGTCCTGGCCGGCCTGCGCAGCCACCGGGGCCCGATCCTCGTCGTCGCCAACTGGAGCGGTGAATTCCCGGGCCTGGTCGGTCTGTTGAACCTCGCCGGCAGCCTCACCAAGGCGGGGCGCGACTACTCCGTCCTGTGGAGCCCCGACTTCACCGACGACTGGGCCCGCGAAGGCCTGCGCACCTGGCTGGAGACGGGCACCCTCACCCACGACACCAGCCACGTCAGGCCCCTGCCCCCGCTGCCGAAGGACCCCGAGACCGAACTGGGCGTCGCCCTCGCCCGGCAGCTGCGCGAGGAGAAGGCCGTCATCGGCGTCTTCGACGAGGGCTGCATGGGCATGTACAACGCCATCATCGACGACGAGTTCCTCAACCCGCTCGGCATCTACAAGGAGCGGCTGTCGCAGAGCGCCCTCGTCGCCGAGATGCAGAAGGTCTCCGACGAAGAGGCCCGGGCCGTGCGCGCCTGGCTCGACCATGCCGGCCTGACCTTCCACACCGGCACCGACGAGGCCACCGAACTCACCGACGCGCAACTGCTCAGCCAGTTCAAGATGTACATAGCCGCCCTGCGCATCGCCGACGACTTCGGGCTCGACGCGGTCGGCATCCAGTACCAGCAGGGCCTCAAGGACACCGTCCCGGCCAGCGACCTCGCCGAGGGCCTGCTCAACAACGTCCAGCGCCCGCCGGTACGCAGCCGCGACGGCGCCCGCGAACTCTACCCGGGCGCCGCGCTGCCGCACTTCAACGAGGTGGACGAGGGCGTGGCCGTCGACTCCCTGATCACCAACCGGATCTGGACGGCGATGGGCCTCGACCCGGCCACCACGCTGCACGACATCCGCTGGGGCGAGGAGTACGAGGGCCGGTTCGTCTGGGTCTTCGAGATCTCCGGCTCGGTGCCCGCCTCCCACAACGGCGGCTACCACAAGTCGTACAGCATGCGTCAGCCCCCGATGTACTTCCCGCTCGGCGGCGGCACCCTCAGCGGTGTCTCCAAGCCGGGCGAGATCGTCTGGTCGCGCGTGTTCCTGATGGACGGCCGGCTGCATGCCGACCTCGGCCGCGCCACCTCGATCGAACTGCCCGAGGCGGAGACCCGGCGCAGGCTCGACGCCACCACCCCGCAGTGGCCGATCATGCACGCCGTCCTGCACGGCGTCACCCGCGACCAGTTCATGGCCCGCCACCGCGCCAACCACCTGAACGTGGCCTACGCCCCCGACGCGGAGACCGCCGACAAGGCGCTGCGCGCGAAGGCCGCACTCTTCGCCGAACTGGGCGTCGAGGTGCACCTGTGCGGAGACGTGGCATGGTCTGCGTGA
- a CDS encoding FGGY-family carbohydrate kinase → MTAVGVSGMGPCVLLTDEHDTPLRPAVLYGVDTRSVRQIERIEARLGAEEIMRRGGSALTTQAAGPKIAWIADEEPGLYARARRLYMPSSWLVRKLTGAYVLDHHSASQCTPLYDTLAGEWYAPWAAEVAPGIDLPPLRWSGEAAGTLTAEAARETGLPAGIPGTIDAWAEALSVGAQHTGDLMLMYGTTMFLIHTVPKPLTSPSLWGTVGALPGTRNLAGGMATSGAVTTWLRDLFAGTDHAELTRLAGESAPGANGLLMLPYFSGERTPIMDPDARGVIAGLTLSHTRGDLYRAALEATGFGIRHNVEVIEAAGGDIRRVVAVGGGTQGSLWTQIVSDITGRPQELRTITIGAAYGGALLAAQLVGDACVDDWNPVRETVMPRPENAARYDELYTLYRRLYPQTTQTVHALAALQER, encoded by the coding sequence GTGACCGCCGTCGGGGTGAGCGGTATGGGCCCCTGCGTCCTGCTCACCGACGAGCACGACACCCCGCTGCGTCCCGCCGTCCTCTACGGCGTGGACACCCGCTCGGTCCGCCAGATCGAGCGCATCGAGGCCCGGCTCGGTGCCGAGGAGATCATGCGCCGCGGCGGCTCCGCCCTGACCACCCAGGCCGCCGGGCCGAAGATCGCCTGGATCGCGGACGAGGAACCCGGCCTCTACGCCCGCGCCCGCCGCCTCTACATGCCCAGCTCCTGGCTGGTCAGGAAGCTCACCGGGGCCTACGTCCTGGACCACCACTCGGCCAGCCAGTGCACCCCGCTGTACGACACGCTCGCGGGCGAGTGGTACGCCCCCTGGGCCGCCGAGGTCGCCCCCGGCATCGACCTGCCACCGCTGCGCTGGTCCGGCGAGGCGGCGGGCACCCTCACCGCCGAGGCCGCCCGGGAGACCGGCCTGCCCGCCGGCATCCCCGGCACCATCGACGCCTGGGCCGAGGCGCTGAGCGTGGGTGCCCAGCACACCGGTGACCTGATGCTCATGTATGGCACGACCATGTTTCTCATCCACACCGTGCCCAAGCCCCTGACCAGCCCGTCCCTGTGGGGCACGGTCGGCGCGCTGCCCGGGACCCGCAATCTGGCGGGCGGCATGGCCACCTCCGGAGCGGTCACCACCTGGCTGCGCGACCTGTTCGCGGGCACCGACCACGCCGAACTCACCCGGCTGGCCGGCGAGTCGGCCCCCGGCGCGAACGGCCTGCTGATGCTCCCGTACTTCTCCGGCGAGCGCACCCCGATCATGGATCCGGACGCCCGCGGGGTGATCGCCGGCCTGACTCTCTCCCACACCCGCGGCGATCTCTACCGGGCCGCACTCGAAGCCACCGGTTTCGGCATCCGGCACAACGTCGAGGTCATCGAGGCGGCCGGCGGCGACATCCGCCGCGTGGTCGCCGTCGGCGGCGGCACCCAGGGCTCCCTGTGGACCCAGATCGTCTCCGACATCACCGGCCGCCCGCAGGAACTGCGCACCATCACCATCGGCGCCGCCTACGGCGGGGCGCTGCTCGCCGCCCAGCTCGTCGGCGACGCCTGCGTCGACGACTGGAACCCGGTGCGCGAAACGGTGATGCCCCGCCCCGAAAACGCCGCTCGCTACGACGAGTTGTACACCCTCTACCGGCGGCTGTACCCGCAGACGACGCAGACCGTCCACGCCCTGGCGGCACTCCAGGAGCGCTGA
- a CDS encoding sensor histidine kinase: protein MSVLGGAALVLAGFALFVLGAALGHHAARRQHEHAVDADGARTLVHTLHTVALAAAPLRAGLTPDTARRVVRRLRPLLGAPALALTDAAVVLAWDGAADHHREQLAARLTGLPRTGTFPLSCDDEGCPVRWGALAPLTADGRPAGVLAVFATTESTAHTRAVEAAARRLSLDLDLAGLDRVRAGAHEAEVRALRAQISPHFIYNSLASIASFVRTDPERARELLQEFADFTRYSFRRDGDFTTLAEELRSIEQYLELARARFGRRLKVTLRIAPEVLPVTLPFLCLQPLVENALKHGLEESVERSVVTITAEDEGTEARVVVEDNGVGMEPERLRAILRGTAGPATGIGLRNVDRRLRQVYGDDHGLVIETGVGAGTKITLHVPKFRPGIQAPPPP from the coding sequence ATGAGCGTCCTCGGCGGCGCCGCCCTCGTCCTCGCCGGGTTCGCGCTGTTCGTGCTCGGCGCCGCCCTCGGGCACCATGCGGCGCGCCGGCAGCACGAGCACGCGGTCGACGCCGACGGGGCCCGGACCCTCGTCCACACCCTGCACACCGTCGCGCTCGCCGCGGCACCGCTGCGCGCCGGGCTCACCCCGGACACGGCCCGCAGGGTGGTGCGGCGGCTGCGCCCCCTGCTCGGCGCGCCCGCCCTCGCCCTCACCGACGCCGCCGTCGTCCTCGCCTGGGACGGTGCCGCCGACCACCACCGTGAGCAACTCGCGGCCCGGCTCACCGGCTTGCCCCGGACCGGGACCTTCCCGCTGTCCTGCGACGACGAGGGCTGCCCCGTGCGCTGGGGCGCCCTGGCCCCGCTCACTGCCGACGGGCGGCCCGCCGGCGTCCTCGCCGTGTTCGCCACAACGGAGTCCACCGCCCACACACGGGCCGTCGAGGCGGCGGCCCGCAGACTCTCGCTGGACCTCGACCTCGCCGGCCTCGACCGGGTCCGGGCCGGCGCCCACGAGGCCGAGGTCCGCGCCCTGCGCGCCCAGATCTCCCCGCACTTCATCTACAACTCGCTCGCGAGCATCGCCTCGTTCGTGCGCACGGACCCCGAGCGCGCCCGTGAACTCCTCCAGGAGTTCGCCGACTTCACCCGCTACTCCTTCCGCCGCGACGGCGACTTCACCACCCTCGCCGAGGAGTTGCGCTCCATCGAGCAGTACCTGGAACTCGCCCGCGCCCGCTTCGGCCGCCGCCTGAAGGTCACCCTGCGCATCGCCCCCGAGGTGCTGCCCGTCACGCTGCCGTTCCTCTGTCTGCAACCCCTGGTCGAGAACGCCCTCAAGCACGGCCTGGAGGAGTCGGTGGAGCGCAGCGTCGTCACGATCACCGCCGAGGACGAGGGCACCGAGGCCCGGGTCGTCGTCGAGGACAACGGCGTCGGCATGGAACCGGAACGCCTGCGCGCGATCCTGCGCGGCACGGCCGGACCGGCCACCGGCATCGGCCTGCGCAACGTGGACCGCCGGCTGCGCCAGGTCTACGGCGACGACCACGGCCTCGTCATCGAGACGGGCGTCGGCGCGGGCACGAAGATCACGCTCCACGTCCCCAAGTTCCGTCCCGGCATCCAGGCCCCGCCGCCCCCGTGA
- a CDS encoding LytR/AlgR family response regulator transcription factor, whose translation MSATDAPLRVLAVDDEEPALEELLYLLGRDPRVGTVIPAPTATEALRRLGRAMEAGPDGAPAVDVVFLDIHMPGLDGLELARLLGGFAAPPLIVFVTAHDGFAVRAFDLKAVDYLLKPLREERFAEAVRRVAELVAAGAGPRPAGPPVTAPAPGDHVPVELGGVTRFVPVADITYVEAQGDYARLHTRHGSHLVRIPLSTLEEQWRARGFVRIHRSRLVALGRIEELRLDGGNVTVRIGDRTLAVSRRNARELRDLLARHAAGAVRG comes from the coding sequence ATGAGCGCGACCGACGCCCCCTTGCGGGTGCTGGCGGTGGACGACGAGGAACCCGCGCTCGAGGAGCTGCTGTACCTGCTCGGACGGGACCCGCGCGTCGGCACCGTGATCCCCGCGCCCACGGCCACCGAGGCGCTGCGCCGCCTCGGGCGGGCCATGGAGGCCGGGCCGGACGGCGCCCCGGCCGTCGACGTGGTCTTCCTCGACATCCACATGCCGGGACTCGACGGTCTCGAACTGGCCCGCCTGCTCGGCGGCTTCGCCGCACCGCCGCTGATCGTCTTCGTCACCGCCCACGACGGCTTCGCGGTGCGCGCCTTCGACCTCAAGGCCGTCGACTACCTCCTCAAACCCCTGCGCGAGGAGCGCTTCGCCGAGGCCGTACGCCGGGTCGCCGAACTGGTCGCGGCCGGAGCGGGACCCCGCCCCGCCGGCCCCCCGGTGACCGCCCCCGCCCCCGGCGACCACGTCCCCGTGGAACTGGGCGGCGTGACCCGCTTCGTGCCCGTCGCCGACATCACCTACGTCGAGGCACAGGGCGACTACGCCCGCCTGCACACCCGGCACGGCAGCCACCTGGTGCGCATCCCGCTGTCCACGCTGGAGGAACAGTGGCGCGCCCGCGGCTTCGTCCGCATCCACCGCAGCCGGCTCGTCGCCCTCGGCCGCATCGAGGAACTCCGCCTGGACGGCGGCAACGTGACCGTCCGGATCGGCGACCGGACCCTCGCCGTGAGCCGGCGCAACGCCCGGGAACTGCGCGACCTGCTGGCCCGGCACGCGGCGGGAGCGGTCCGCGGGTGA